A window of the Camelus dromedarius isolate mCamDro1 chromosome 5, mCamDro1.pat, whole genome shotgun sequence genome harbors these coding sequences:
- the LCMT2 gene encoding tRNA wybutosine-synthesizing protein 4, whose product MGPRSRERRAAAVQSTNDSSALSKSSLAARGYVQDAFAALLVPGAARRAPLIHRGYYVRARAVRHCVRAFLKGACAFPGARRAQILSLGAGSDSLYFRFKTAGHLAVAAVWEVDFPDVARRKAERIRDTPELLALTGPFQSWDPTSTLCFESSDYRILGLDLRQLQRLDQALAAAGLDAAAPTLLLAEAVLTYLEPADAAALIAWAAQRFSSAIFVIYEQMRPHDAFGQFMQQHFRQLNSPLHGLDHFPDVEAQQQRFLQAGWTACIAMDMNEFYRCFLPAEERRRMENLEPFDEFEEWHLKCAHYFILAASRGDAVSQTLVFPPSEAFPRIDPASPLGVFPASVVTSDRQGPDLKRYGHASVLLSPGIILSAGGFGEQEGRHCRVSKFHVFSRYCDFEWKGSQICSWGTGAQWDGRLYHTMTRLSDTQVLVLGGRLSPVTPALGILQLRFFKSNESNNTEDLNVAITKAGPEEDSTLSCWRHSTTEVSYENQKYLFVYGGRSVAEPVLSDWHFLHVGTMAWVRIPVEGEVPEGRHSHSACSWQGGALIAGGLGASEEPLSSVLFLKPVSCGFLWESIVIQPPITPRYSHTAHVVNGKLLLVGGVWIHSSSVPGVTVIDLSAGLSFEYQIDTACVPWPLMLHNHTSILLPEEHQLLLLGGGGNCFSFGTYFNPHTVTLDLSSLSARQ is encoded by the coding sequence ATGGGCCCGCGGAGCCGCGAGCGTCGGGCGGCGGCAGTGCAGAGCACCAACGACAGCAGCGCCCTCAGCAAGAGCTCCCTGGCCGCGCGCGGGTACGTGCAAGACGCCTTTGCCGCCTTGCTAGTTCCGGGGGCCGCGCGCCGCGCGCCTCTCATCCACCGCGGCTACTACGTCCGCGCACGCGCCGTGCGGCACTGCGTGCGCGCCTTCCTGAAGGGGGCGTGCGCGTTCCCCGGAGCGCGTCGTGCCCAGATCTTGTCTCTGGGCGCCGGCTCCGACTCACTGTATTTTCGCTTCAAAACTGCTGGCCACCTGGCCGTTGCTGCCGTCTGGGAGGTAGATTTTCCGGACGTGGCGCGGCGCAAAGCGGAGAGGATTCGAGATACGCCAGAACTGTTGGCGTTAACCGGGCCTTTCCAGAGCTGGGACCCCACGTCCACGCTGTGCTTTGAGAGCTCGGACTACCGCATCCTAGGCCTGGACCTGCGGCAGCTCCAGCGGTTGGACCAGGCCCTGGCCGCCGCGGGCCTTGACGCGGCCGCACCGACTCTGCTCCTGGCTGAGGCCGTACTGACCTATCTGGAGCCGGCTGATGCCGCGGCCCTTATCGCCTGGGCCGCCCAGCGTTTCTCCAGTGCCATTTTCGTCATCTACGAGCAGATGAGGCCGCATGACGCCTTTGGCCAGTTCATGCAGCAACATTTTCGGCAGCTGAATTCTCCCCTGCATGGCCTGGACCACTTTCCTGACGTGGAGGCCCAGCAGCAGCGCTTCCTTCAGGCCGGCTGGACTGCCTGCATTGCCATGGACATGAATGAATTCTATCGCTGCTTTCTCCCCGCAGAAGAACGCCGGCGCATGGAAAACCTTGAACCTTTTGACGAATTTGAGGAGTGGCACCTGAAGTGCGCCCACTATTTCATTCTGGCCGCTTCTCGAGGAGACGCTGTCTCCCAAACTCTGGTGTTTCCACCATCAGAGGCCTTTCCTCGGATAGATCCTGCTTCCCCTTTAGGAGTCTTCCCAGCCAGTGTAGTGACCAGTGACAGACAGGGGCCAGACCTGAAACGATATGGCCATGCTTCTGTCCTTTTGAGCCCAGGTATTATTCTCAGTGCAGGAGGGTTTGGAGAGCAGGAGGGACGGCATTGCCGAGTGAGCAAGTTTCACGTGTTCTCAAGATACTGTGACTTTGAATGGAAAGGTAGCCAGATATGCAGCTGGGGGACTGGAGCTCAGTGGGATGGACGCCTTTATCACACCATGACAAGACTTTCAGATACTCAGGTTCTGGTTCTGGGAGGGAGGCTGTCCCCAGTAACTCCAGCCTTGGGGATTCTCCAACTTCGTTTTTTTAAGAGTAACGAGAGTAACAACACTGAGGACCTAAATGTAGCAATAACAAAGGCCGGTCCAGAAGAAGATTCCACTTTGTCATGTTGGCGCCATTCCACAACAGAAGTGTCTTATGAGAATCAGAAGTATTTGTTTGTGTATGGGGGTCGCAGTGTGGCAGAACCTGTCCTGAGTGACTGGCATTTCCTCCATGTGGGGACAATGGCGTGGGTCAGGATCCCAGTGGAGGGAGAAGTACCTGAAGGTCGGCATTCCCACAGTGCCTGCAGCTGGCAAGGGGGGGCCCTCATTGCTGGAGGTCTGGGTGCTTCTGAGGAGCCGCTGAGCTCTGTGCTCTTTCTGAAACCAGTCTCTTGTGGATTCCTTTGGGAATCAATAGTTATCCAGCCTCCCATTACCCCAAGGTACTCCCACACAGCTCATGTGGTCAATGGGAAGCTTCTGTTGGTCGGAGGGGTCTGGATTCATTCCTCCTCAGTTCCTGGAGTGACTGTTATAGATTTGTCTGCAGGATTGAGCTTTGAGTATCAGATTGACACAGCGTGTGTGCCATGGCCATTAATGTTGCACAACCATACCAGCATACTCCTTCCTGAAGAGCACCAGCTCCTGCTCCTTGGAGGTGGTGGGAACTGCTTTTCCTTCGGCACCTACTTCAACCCCCATACAGTGACATTAGACCTTTCTTCCTTAAGTGCTAGACAGTAA